The DNA window CGTGTTGCTGCTGATAGTTCAGAGGCCTCCTGAAGAGCATAATATGGGGCTCAGGGCGATGAATAGCATAGTGAACCCACCCACGGCTTTGCTGAACACCGATAGCACGCCATTCATTCTGCCAAACCAAGTCACATAGTCTCAGGATTGCAGTATACAAACATTAAAGTCATGACTCAGAATATCAGGACAGGACATGACTAAATTGACTCGTATTATCTAGAACCACAAAGTAAAATCTAAACTTTATGAAGGAATGTGTCCCTGCATATGGGAATAGGAAGAGGATTCCTCATAAAAAATATAGTATATAGGCGAGAACAAGTCTCATACCTAAAGTAGTAGCTAACAAAGGGACACCAGACCTATCCCAAGGGGGGATCAACAGCAGGAGATAGCACAAGAATGATGTTGGAGGTTCTACTATTGATCAAGATTTCACAAACTACAAAAGCCTGAATTTAATCTAATCACCTTTCACTGAATGCTATTAACAATTTCCCCACAAATAATAAAACTACGGTGTAACTTCCAAATCCTCTGTCATGTTCTAAATCTTAaaagaaaaatcccaaaatttgtTTAAAAACGTGAGGCTCTTTAATTTTACAAAGACTAAACCATTCTTAATTTAAATACCTAATACATAAACTGGAAGCGGACCAGGCATTCAAGAAGATATCAAAAGCCATACCATACACTCAATTGAAACGGATAAAATTCAAATCTAGTCAGCTGAAGTTATTCAACCAATAAGTAGCAAAAATCATTTCAAACCTTCTAGTTTTAAGGGTTATATTTCTATTGGGTCATCAAACAATAAACAAAGAATCCCAGGAAGTATGATTACTGTCCTTTTTCATTGAatttatccacaacaaaatttgtataaaaaaaaaacacacacacacacacacacaagttACTTTAGATGACAACTGAATCCAACTAAAATTTTAACATAACTCAATAGCAAAAATACGACCCTCTTTTTCTCAGAAGCCAAAGTGCCAAACAGAAAACGGAAATTGTATATGTAGACCGAGAAGAAGGGGATCGAGAAGTTATTAAACCCAAAATTTCTCACCTCAGAGAGAAGTCGGTTCTTGGGGAGCAGCTTTGCCACTTCAGGAGGAAGAACGACATGCCTGCGCGGATACCATCAACGAACcccaaacaaaatcaattataCGCGTAATTTTGGCGAAATCAacc is part of the Tripterygium wilfordii isolate XIE 37 chromosome 7, ASM1340144v1, whole genome shotgun sequence genome and encodes:
- the LOC120003012 gene encoding cyclin-dependent kinases regulatory subunit 1, producing MGQIQYSEKYFDDTYEYRHVVLPPEVAKLLPKNRLLSENEWRAIGVQQSRGWVHYAIHRPEPHIMLFRRPLNYQQQHENQAQQNLLAK